A stretch of the Aegilops tauschii subsp. strangulata cultivar AL8/78 chromosome 4, Aet v6.0, whole genome shotgun sequence genome encodes the following:
- the LOC109754736 gene encoding CEN-like protein 2: MARVRNPLVVGKVIGEVIDNFNPMVNMTVTYSSDKQVSNGHEFLPSAVVSKPRIQVPGGDMRSFFTLVMTDPDVPGPSDPYLREHLHWIVTDIPGTTDASFGSEVVSYESPKPTIGIHRFVFVLFKQKKRQAVNPRAPSTRDCFNTRRFADENDLGLPVAAVYFNAQRETAARRR, encoded by the exons ATGGCTAGAGTGCGAAACCCTCTCGTCGTCGGAAAGGTCATCGGGGAGGTCATTGACAACTTCAACCCGATGGTGAATATGACGGTGACCTACAGCTCCGACAAGCAGGTGTCCAATGGCCACGAGTTCTTGCCGTCGGCGGTCGTGTCCAAGCCACGTATTCAGGTCCCGGGCGGCGACATGAGATCTTTCTTCACTCTG GTCATGACGGACCCAGATGTGCCAGGGCCTAGTGATCCATACCTGAGGGAGCATCTCCACTG GATCGTCACTGATATTCCTGGCACCACTGACGCTTCTTTCG GGAGCGAGGTGGTGAGCTATGAGAGCCCGAAGCCCACCATCGGCATTCACCGGTTCGTCTTCGTGCTGTTCAAACAGAAGAAGCGGCAGGCTGTGAACCCTCGAGCTCCTTCCACCAGGGACTGCTTCAACACTCGCCGCTTCGCCGACGAGAACGACCTCGGCCTCCCGGTCGCTGCCGTCTACTTCAACGCGCAGCGGGAGACAGCGGCGCGCCGCCGCTGA